The following are encoded together in the Candidatus Margulisiibacteriota bacterium genome:
- a CDS encoding TolC family protein, producing the protein MIKRIISIALLVAGLGLAAEAMTYQESVSYALKHSPSVLAAERKLSAARARMGQAVGAFFPTIKLDGNYGKSYSQPSTMQLTTQTILGAITTDITFGTDEQATVKGWTLSASQPLFVAALWPGYGLATKGVDSAGQDYIRVKLETAFNATAAYFAVLSSTKYVKLSEDSMEMARSHVNQIELMLKSGVATRADLLRAEVQLANSEVALTQARNGLELAKSSFNNVLGRTPDEKVEISDGPTGQVPTVPEYAVMTKAAFENSPTWRSFSLARGMAADNVTLARTALLPSVFLSGQNGWRSTEYPSYRSDARSWSLTGAASWTLFDGLGMQNRINEAAANLEATEATEAQVKNGLLLEVRQAYLELKSAIETITSTKKAVDFAEESHKVSSLRFNSGVGTNLEEIDAQVALTQARTTQLKALFDLEIAKAKLNKVVGKEVI; encoded by the coding sequence CGCGCTGCTGGTGGCCGGCTTGGGCTTGGCGGCGGAGGCGATGACGTACCAGGAAAGTGTTAGTTACGCCCTCAAGCATAGCCCTTCTGTCCTGGCCGCCGAGCGGAAGTTATCTGCCGCCAGGGCGAGAATGGGGCAGGCGGTCGGTGCTTTTTTCCCGACGATCAAGCTTGATGGCAATTACGGCAAGTCTTACTCCCAGCCCTCAACCATGCAGTTGACCACCCAGACGATCCTGGGGGCGATCACCACCGACATAACCTTTGGGACCGATGAGCAGGCGACGGTCAAAGGGTGGACGCTTTCCGCTTCCCAGCCGCTCTTTGTCGCGGCCCTCTGGCCCGGCTACGGCCTGGCGACCAAAGGGGTCGATTCTGCCGGACAGGATTATATTCGAGTAAAACTGGAAACCGCGTTCAATGCCACTGCCGCCTATTTTGCCGTCCTTTCCTCTACAAAATATGTCAAGTTGTCTGAAGATTCAATGGAGATGGCCCGTTCGCACGTCAACCAGATCGAGTTAATGCTGAAAAGCGGGGTGGCGACCAGAGCTGATCTGCTCCGGGCGGAGGTCCAGTTGGCCAATTCCGAAGTAGCGTTGACCCAGGCCCGCAACGGCCTGGAATTGGCCAAGAGCTCGTTCAATAATGTCCTTGGACGCACTCCCGACGAAAAGGTTGAGATCAGTGATGGACCGACTGGCCAGGTCCCAACTGTGCCTGAATATGCCGTCATGACCAAAGCGGCTTTTGAGAATAGCCCGACCTGGCGAAGTTTTTCCCTGGCCCGCGGGATGGCGGCCGATAATGTCACCCTGGCGCGGACTGCTTTGCTTCCCTCCGTTTTCCTCTCCGGCCAGAACGGCTGGCGCAGTACGGAATATCCCTCCTATCGCAGCGACGCGAGGTCCTGGTCTCTCACCGGTGCCGCTTCCTGGACGCTGTTCGACGGTTTGGGAATGCAGAACAGGATCAACGAGGCGGCGGCTAACCTCGAAGCGACCGAGGCGACCGAGGCGCAGGTCAAAAATGGCTTGCTGCTTGAAGTTCGCCAGGCTTATCTTGAATTGAAGAGTGCTATCGAGACGATCACCTCAACCAAGAAAGCGGTCGATTTCGCGGAAGAGAGCCATAAGGTTTCCAGCCTCCGTTTCAATTCCGGGGTCGGGACTAATCTGGAAGAGATCGATGCCCAGGTCGCGCTGACCCAGGCGCGGACCACGCAGCTCAAGGCGCTTTTTGACCTGGAAATAGCCAAAGCTAAACTGAACAAAGTTGTCGGTAAGGAGGTTATCTGA